In the genome of Girardinichthys multiradiatus isolate DD_20200921_A chromosome 7, DD_fGirMul_XY1, whole genome shotgun sequence, one region contains:
- the pnkd gene encoding probable hydrolase PNKD: MALPDWMVTLAVAASFFCFFCLFVRYRRTTSAFCRKLFSWIMARTEKPLFRIAYTLYTRTRLGYIYYKRQMRKARANYPAGHSTTHPMEFNGVKIIPISVLSDNYSYLVIDTASSVAVAVDPADPQKVQTVLEEEGVMLEAILCTHKHWDHSGGNKGLKRLHGSCHVYGSAADNIPGLTHALSHRDSVRVGQMHFKALFTPGHTVGHMIYLLDGQAVGAPSSLFSGDLVFLSGCGRMFEGSATTMLSSLDTVGSLSDDTLLWPGHEYAEDNLLFAAEVEPRNAAREDKYQWVLQQRGQKLCSCPSTIGEERQYNPFLRSHSAELHQALGIQQFQDEDWTQFRARVLEELRKRKDIYNRR, from the exons ATGGCGCTTCCTGACTGGATGGTAACGTTGGCGGTCGCTGCatccttcttctgttttttctgtttgtttgttcgGTACAGGCGGACCACATCAGCGTTTTGCAGGAAACTATTTAGCTGGATAATGGCTCGAACAGAGAAGCCATTGTTCCGAATCGC gTACACACTGTACACAAGAACCAGACTGGGTTATATCTACTACAAGAGGCAAATGAGGAAAGCGAGGGCAAATTATCCTGCTGGGCATTCCACCACTCATCCCATGGAGTTCAATG GTGTAAAAATAATTCCCATCTCAGTGCTGTCCGACAACTACAGCTACCTTGTAATTGACACGGCCTCCAGTGTTGCAGTTGCTGTAGACCCTGCAGACCCTCAAAAAGTTCAG ACAGTGCTTGAGGAAGAGGGAGTAATGTTAGAAGCTATACTGTGTACACATAAGCACTG GGACCACAGCGGCGGCAACAAAGGTCTCAAAAGGCTTCACGGCTCATGTCACGTGTACGGAAGCGCAGCTGATAACATTCCAGGCCTCACACA CGCCCTCTCACACAGAGACTCAGTGAGAGTTGGTCAGATGCACTTTAAGGCCCTGTTCACTCCTGGACACACAGTGGGCCACATGATCTACCTCCTGGATGGCCAAGCAGTTGGTGCCCCCTCCAGCCTCTTCTCTGGTGATCTGGTGTTCCTCTCAGGATGTG GGAGGATGTTTGAGGGCAGTGCCACAACAATGCTCTCATCGCTGGACACAGTTGGTTCCTTGAGTGATGATACTTTACTGTGGCCAG GTCATGAGTATGCAGAGGACAACTTGCTGTTTGCTGCTGAGGTCGAGCCACGCAATGCTGCCAGGGAGGATAAATATCAGTGGGTGCTGCAGCAACGAGGCCAGAAGCTTTGTTCA TGCCCCTCCACCATCGGGGAAGAGAGGCAGTACAATCCTTTCCTACGCAGCCACTCTGCAGAGCTTCATCAGGCTCTGGGGATCCAGCAATTCCAGGATGAAGACTGGACCCAGTTCAGGGCAAGGGTCTTAGAAGAGCTAAGAAAACGCAAAGACATCTACAACAGGAGGTAG
- the gmppaa gene encoding mannose-1-phosphate guanyltransferase alpha-A isoform X2, with product MLKAVILIGGPQKGTRFRPLSFEVPKPLFPVAGVPMLQHHIEACVKVPNLKEILLIGFYQPNEELNRFLFSAQQEFKMSIRYLQEFAALGTGGGIYHFRDQILSGSPEAFFVLNADVCSAFPLTEMLNFQKEHGEPNSFVILGTTANRKQSLNYGCIVENEDTNEVLHYVEKPSTFVSDIINCGIYLFNPEIFQHIGAVFQKNQQDMLLEEPTNGWHRAEAIRLEQDIFTALAGQGRLYVYKTLSFWSQIKSAGSAIYASRLYLNQYHTTHPERLASNKEGAPKITGNVYIHPTANIDPTAVLGPNVSIGTGVTIGAGVRVRESIILHGANLQDQCCVLNSIVGWDSTIGKWARVEGTPSDPNPNDPFAKMDSETLFRDGKLTPSITILEWCFHQNGVRGCNVTIPSEVIILNSIVLPHKDLNHSFKNQIIL from the exons ATGCTGAAGGCGGTCATTTTAATCGGAGGACCCCAAAAAG GGACAAGATTCAGACCATTGTCTTTTGAAGTTCCCAAACCATTGTTTCCAGTGGCTGGTGTCCCCATGCTTCAGCATCACATTGAAGCATGTGTGAAA GTACCAAATCTAAAGGAGATTTTGCTCATCGGCTTTTATCAGCCAAATGAAGAACTAAACCGATTCCTGTTTAGTGCGCAGCAGGAGTTCAAAATGTCCATCAG GTATTTACAGGAGTTTGCAGCCCTGGGCACTGGAGGGGGCATTTATCACTTCAGAGATCAGATTCTCTCTGGCAGTCCAGAGGCTTTCTTTGTTCTGAATGCTGATGTTTGCTCAGCGTTTCCTCTCACAGAGATGCTCAACTTCCAGAAAGAACACGGAGAGCCAAACAGTTTTGTTATTCTTGGCACAACG GCAAACAGGAAGCAGTCCTTGAATTATGGCTGCATTGTGGAGAACGAGGACACAAATGAG GTCCTACATTATGTGGAGAAGCCAAGCACGTTCGTGAGCGATATTATCAACTGTGGTATATACCTGTTTAACCCAGAGATCTTCCAGCACATTGGCGCCGTCTTCCAGAAGAACCAGCAGGACATGTTGCT AGAGGAGCCAACCAACGGCTGGCACCGAGCAGAGGCCATCAGGCTGGAGCAGGACATATTTACTGCCCTGGCAGGACAGGGCAGACTCTACGTGTACAAAACCCTCAGCTTCTGGAGCCAGATTAAATCTGCAGG gtCTGCAATTTATGCCAGTCGATTGTACCTCAATCAGTATCACACGACTCACCCTGAGAGACTGGCCTCCAATAAAGAGGGGGCACCCAAAATAACTG GTAATGTCTATATTCATCCCACAGCCAATATTGATCCCACTGCTGTG ttaGGTCCTAATGTCTCAATTGGTACCGGCGTGACTATCGGTGCTGGGGTCAGAGTCCGAGAATCGATTATTCTTCATGGTGCAAACCTACAG GATCAGTGCTGTGTTTTGAACAGCATTGTGGGTTGGGATAGTACCATTGGCAAGTGGGCAAGAGTTGAAGGAACTCCCAGTGACCCAAACCCTAATGATCCCTTTGCAAAGATGGACAGTGAGACACTCTTCAGAGATGGAAAACTCACACCTTCTATAACTATTCTTG AATGGTGCTTCCACCAGAATGGTGTCAGAG GTTGCAATGTGACCATTCCTTCTGAGGTGATTATACTGAACTCAATTGTGCTTCCACACAAAGACCTGAACCACAGCTTCAAAAACCAAATCATCCTCTAA
- the gmppaa gene encoding mannose-1-phosphate guanyltransferase alpha-A isoform X3 has translation MLKAVILIGGPQKGTRFRPLSFEVPKPLFPVAGVPMLQHHIEACVKVPNLKEILLIGFYQPNEELNRFLFSAQQEFKMSIRYLQEFAALGTGGGIYHFRDQILSGSPEAFFVLNADVCSAFPLTEMLNFQKEHGEPNSFVILGTTANRKQSLNYGCIVENEDTNEVLHYVEKPSTFVSDIINCGIYLFNPEIFQHIGAVFQKNQQDMLLYPYDGEEPTNGWHRAEAIRLEQDIFTALAGQGRLYVYKTLSFWSQIKSAGSAIYASRLYLNQYHTTHPERLASNKEGAPKITGNVYIHPTANIDPTAVLGPNVSIGTGVTIGAGVRVRESIILHGANLQDQCCVLNSIVGWDSTIGKWARVEGTPSDPNPNDPFAKMDSETLFRDGKLTPSITILGCNVTIPSEVIILNSIVLPHKDLNHSFKNQIIL, from the exons ATGCTGAAGGCGGTCATTTTAATCGGAGGACCCCAAAAAG GGACAAGATTCAGACCATTGTCTTTTGAAGTTCCCAAACCATTGTTTCCAGTGGCTGGTGTCCCCATGCTTCAGCATCACATTGAAGCATGTGTGAAA GTACCAAATCTAAAGGAGATTTTGCTCATCGGCTTTTATCAGCCAAATGAAGAACTAAACCGATTCCTGTTTAGTGCGCAGCAGGAGTTCAAAATGTCCATCAG GTATTTACAGGAGTTTGCAGCCCTGGGCACTGGAGGGGGCATTTATCACTTCAGAGATCAGATTCTCTCTGGCAGTCCAGAGGCTTTCTTTGTTCTGAATGCTGATGTTTGCTCAGCGTTTCCTCTCACAGAGATGCTCAACTTCCAGAAAGAACACGGAGAGCCAAACAGTTTTGTTATTCTTGGCACAACG GCAAACAGGAAGCAGTCCTTGAATTATGGCTGCATTGTGGAGAACGAGGACACAAATGAG GTCCTACATTATGTGGAGAAGCCAAGCACGTTCGTGAGCGATATTATCAACTGTGGTATATACCTGTTTAACCCAGAGATCTTCCAGCACATTGGCGCCGTCTTCCAGAAGAACCAGCAGGACATGTTGCT CTATCCATATGATGG AGAGGAGCCAACCAACGGCTGGCACCGAGCAGAGGCCATCAGGCTGGAGCAGGACATATTTACTGCCCTGGCAGGACAGGGCAGACTCTACGTGTACAAAACCCTCAGCTTCTGGAGCCAGATTAAATCTGCAGG gtCTGCAATTTATGCCAGTCGATTGTACCTCAATCAGTATCACACGACTCACCCTGAGAGACTGGCCTCCAATAAAGAGGGGGCACCCAAAATAACTG GTAATGTCTATATTCATCCCACAGCCAATATTGATCCCACTGCTGTG ttaGGTCCTAATGTCTCAATTGGTACCGGCGTGACTATCGGTGCTGGGGTCAGAGTCCGAGAATCGATTATTCTTCATGGTGCAAACCTACAG GATCAGTGCTGTGTTTTGAACAGCATTGTGGGTTGGGATAGTACCATTGGCAAGTGGGCAAGAGTTGAAGGAACTCCCAGTGACCCAAACCCTAATGATCCCTTTGCAAAGATGGACAGTGAGACACTCTTCAGAGATGGAAAACTCACACCTTCTATAACTATTCTTG GTTGCAATGTGACCATTCCTTCTGAGGTGATTATACTGAACTCAATTGTGCTTCCACACAAAGACCTGAACCACAGCTTCAAAAACCAAATCATCCTCTAA
- the gmppaa gene encoding mannose-1-phosphate guanyltransferase alpha-A isoform X1, protein MLKAVILIGGPQKGTRFRPLSFEVPKPLFPVAGVPMLQHHIEACVKVPNLKEILLIGFYQPNEELNRFLFSAQQEFKMSIRYLQEFAALGTGGGIYHFRDQILSGSPEAFFVLNADVCSAFPLTEMLNFQKEHGEPNSFVILGTTANRKQSLNYGCIVENEDTNEVLHYVEKPSTFVSDIINCGIYLFNPEIFQHIGAVFQKNQQDMLLYPYDGEEPTNGWHRAEAIRLEQDIFTALAGQGRLYVYKTLSFWSQIKSAGSAIYASRLYLNQYHTTHPERLASNKEGAPKITGNVYIHPTANIDPTAVLGPNVSIGTGVTIGAGVRVRESIILHGANLQDQCCVLNSIVGWDSTIGKWARVEGTPSDPNPNDPFAKMDSETLFRDGKLTPSITILEWCFHQNGVRGCNVTIPSEVIILNSIVLPHKDLNHSFKNQIIL, encoded by the exons ATGCTGAAGGCGGTCATTTTAATCGGAGGACCCCAAAAAG GGACAAGATTCAGACCATTGTCTTTTGAAGTTCCCAAACCATTGTTTCCAGTGGCTGGTGTCCCCATGCTTCAGCATCACATTGAAGCATGTGTGAAA GTACCAAATCTAAAGGAGATTTTGCTCATCGGCTTTTATCAGCCAAATGAAGAACTAAACCGATTCCTGTTTAGTGCGCAGCAGGAGTTCAAAATGTCCATCAG GTATTTACAGGAGTTTGCAGCCCTGGGCACTGGAGGGGGCATTTATCACTTCAGAGATCAGATTCTCTCTGGCAGTCCAGAGGCTTTCTTTGTTCTGAATGCTGATGTTTGCTCAGCGTTTCCTCTCACAGAGATGCTCAACTTCCAGAAAGAACACGGAGAGCCAAACAGTTTTGTTATTCTTGGCACAACG GCAAACAGGAAGCAGTCCTTGAATTATGGCTGCATTGTGGAGAACGAGGACACAAATGAG GTCCTACATTATGTGGAGAAGCCAAGCACGTTCGTGAGCGATATTATCAACTGTGGTATATACCTGTTTAACCCAGAGATCTTCCAGCACATTGGCGCCGTCTTCCAGAAGAACCAGCAGGACATGTTGCT CTATCCATATGATGG AGAGGAGCCAACCAACGGCTGGCACCGAGCAGAGGCCATCAGGCTGGAGCAGGACATATTTACTGCCCTGGCAGGACAGGGCAGACTCTACGTGTACAAAACCCTCAGCTTCTGGAGCCAGATTAAATCTGCAGG gtCTGCAATTTATGCCAGTCGATTGTACCTCAATCAGTATCACACGACTCACCCTGAGAGACTGGCCTCCAATAAAGAGGGGGCACCCAAAATAACTG GTAATGTCTATATTCATCCCACAGCCAATATTGATCCCACTGCTGTG ttaGGTCCTAATGTCTCAATTGGTACCGGCGTGACTATCGGTGCTGGGGTCAGAGTCCGAGAATCGATTATTCTTCATGGTGCAAACCTACAG GATCAGTGCTGTGTTTTGAACAGCATTGTGGGTTGGGATAGTACCATTGGCAAGTGGGCAAGAGTTGAAGGAACTCCCAGTGACCCAAACCCTAATGATCCCTTTGCAAAGATGGACAGTGAGACACTCTTCAGAGATGGAAAACTCACACCTTCTATAACTATTCTTG AATGGTGCTTCCACCAGAATGGTGTCAGAG GTTGCAATGTGACCATTCCTTCTGAGGTGATTATACTGAACTCAATTGTGCTTCCACACAAAGACCTGAACCACAGCTTCAAAAACCAAATCATCCTCTAA
- the gmppaa gene encoding mannose-1-phosphate guanyltransferase alpha-A isoform X4, translating to MLKAVILIGGPQKGTRFRPLSFEVPKPLFPVAGVPMLQHHIEACVKVPNLKEILLIGFYQPNEELNRFLFSAQQEFKMSIRYLQEFAALGTGGGIYHFRDQILSGSPEAFFVLNADVCSAFPLTEMLNFQKEHGEPNSFVILGTTANRKQSLNYGCIVENEDTNEVLHYVEKPSTFVSDIINCGIYLFNPEIFQHIGAVFQKNQQDMLLEEPTNGWHRAEAIRLEQDIFTALAGQGRLYVYKTLSFWSQIKSAGSAIYASRLYLNQYHTTHPERLASNKEGAPKITGNVYIHPTANIDPTAVLGPNVSIGTGVTIGAGVRVRESIILHGANLQDQCCVLNSIVGWDSTIGKWARVEGTPSDPNPNDPFAKMDSETLFRDGKLTPSITILGCNVTIPSEVIILNSIVLPHKDLNHSFKNQIIL from the exons ATGCTGAAGGCGGTCATTTTAATCGGAGGACCCCAAAAAG GGACAAGATTCAGACCATTGTCTTTTGAAGTTCCCAAACCATTGTTTCCAGTGGCTGGTGTCCCCATGCTTCAGCATCACATTGAAGCATGTGTGAAA GTACCAAATCTAAAGGAGATTTTGCTCATCGGCTTTTATCAGCCAAATGAAGAACTAAACCGATTCCTGTTTAGTGCGCAGCAGGAGTTCAAAATGTCCATCAG GTATTTACAGGAGTTTGCAGCCCTGGGCACTGGAGGGGGCATTTATCACTTCAGAGATCAGATTCTCTCTGGCAGTCCAGAGGCTTTCTTTGTTCTGAATGCTGATGTTTGCTCAGCGTTTCCTCTCACAGAGATGCTCAACTTCCAGAAAGAACACGGAGAGCCAAACAGTTTTGTTATTCTTGGCACAACG GCAAACAGGAAGCAGTCCTTGAATTATGGCTGCATTGTGGAGAACGAGGACACAAATGAG GTCCTACATTATGTGGAGAAGCCAAGCACGTTCGTGAGCGATATTATCAACTGTGGTATATACCTGTTTAACCCAGAGATCTTCCAGCACATTGGCGCCGTCTTCCAGAAGAACCAGCAGGACATGTTGCT AGAGGAGCCAACCAACGGCTGGCACCGAGCAGAGGCCATCAGGCTGGAGCAGGACATATTTACTGCCCTGGCAGGACAGGGCAGACTCTACGTGTACAAAACCCTCAGCTTCTGGAGCCAGATTAAATCTGCAGG gtCTGCAATTTATGCCAGTCGATTGTACCTCAATCAGTATCACACGACTCACCCTGAGAGACTGGCCTCCAATAAAGAGGGGGCACCCAAAATAACTG GTAATGTCTATATTCATCCCACAGCCAATATTGATCCCACTGCTGTG ttaGGTCCTAATGTCTCAATTGGTACCGGCGTGACTATCGGTGCTGGGGTCAGAGTCCGAGAATCGATTATTCTTCATGGTGCAAACCTACAG GATCAGTGCTGTGTTTTGAACAGCATTGTGGGTTGGGATAGTACCATTGGCAAGTGGGCAAGAGTTGAAGGAACTCCCAGTGACCCAAACCCTAATGATCCCTTTGCAAAGATGGACAGTGAGACACTCTTCAGAGATGGAAAACTCACACCTTCTATAACTATTCTTG GTTGCAATGTGACCATTCCTTCTGAGGTGATTATACTGAACTCAATTGTGCTTCCACACAAAGACCTGAACCACAGCTTCAAAAACCAAATCATCCTCTAA